In the Arthrobacter sp. CDRTa11 genome, TTCTCCGTTCCGTCCATCACCACTGTCATCGGCCAGCAGCCGCACGGCCTTGACGGCTGGTTCGGATACATGGGGGCCAGCAGCCTGGCGAAGGATCCGCTGCTGGCTGACTGCCTGGGGAGCCCGGCCAAGATCAGGCAGGCCGTCAATCGGGCTTCCAAGGCGGCCGAGACCTACCGCGATGAAGCAGCCAGGCGTGGTGACCGTGTGCACAGCTACTGCGAGCAGGTTGCCCTCCGCGCCCTGGGCCGGCCCCACACCATGAAGGAAACCCGGGAAGCGCTGGCCGCCAACGGGGAGGAAGCCTTCGCCGTCCGCTTCGACGAATGGTGGGATCTGTTTGGTGTGGAGCCAATAGCCCCGGAAATCACGGTCTGGAACAAGTCCGTTGGCTACGCCGGAACCCTGGACCTGGTGGCCCGGATCAACGGCCGGATCTGCCTCATCGACTACAAAACAAAAGGCACCACCCGTGAGGGCACCGTCAAACCACTCGATGACAAGGTGGTCATGCAACTGGTCGCCGGCATGAAGGCGGAAGAAAGCCTGGTGGATGCCGTCGCCGGGGAATGGGAGGCTTGGAAATACGGGGAGAACCCCGTCCTCCTGGCTGTAGCAATAGGTGAGACGGAAGTCCGCCCTGTACGGGCCAACCCGGAAGTCCTCAAACACCACTGGTGGAAGTTCTGCGCCCTGAGGCGGGTCTGGGAACTGTCGGCGGACACCATCAGCGCAGGCTCTGCCCTGCTTCCGGTTGCTCCACCGCCGCTGGCGCAGGTCCGTATGGCCTAGCGGCCGGTCCGGGAAGTAAAGTCCCTGCCCTCAAGTCCCTGCACCTAAACTGGTTTGGTTCCCTTTACCGTCCACCGTGAGGAAAAACAGCACATGGCCATTCTGAATATCCGCATCATCGGTGATCCTGTGCTGCGCACAGTCGCCGATCCCGTGACGGAATTCGGGCCGGAGTTGGCCAAGCTCGTCGCGGACATGACCGAAACCATGGAGGACGTGGACGGCGCAGGGCTTGCTGCCCCACAAATAGGCGTCAGCCAGCGGGTCTTCACCTACCGCATCGACGGCGTCGAGGGCCACATCATCAACCCCGTGCTGGAAAACAGCGACGACTACCAGCCGGACCAGGTGGAAGGCTGCCTCTCCATCCCCGGGCTTGGATTCCCTGTCCGCCGTTTCCGCGCTACCCGTGTCACCGGCGTTGACCTCCACGGCAATCCCGTCACCGTGGAGGGCGAAGGCATGCTGGCACGCTGCTTCCAGCACGAGACGGACCACCTGGACGGCATTCTGTACACCGACAGGCTGGAGGGCGAGGACCGGAAGGCGGCCCTGCGCTCCATCCGCAACGCCAACTATGACGCCGTGACGGAACGCACGACGGCGGAGCGCGCCAAATCTGTTGGGTCCAGCTTTGGCGGGGCAAGCTTTGGTGCCGGGGCAAGTTTTGGTGCCGCTGCCGGGACGAATCCGGCCGGCCGCAGCAAATGAGGGTACTTTTTGCCGGGACCCCTGCCGTGGCGGTCCCGTCGCTGAACGCCCTCGTCGAGGCAGGTTTCGACGTCGTGGCGGTCCTGACTCGGCCGGACGCGCCGATTGGCCGTAAACGCGTGATGACGCCGTCGCCCGTTGCGGCGCGGGCCATGGAGCTGGGCATCGAGGTCATCCGTGCAGCCCGCGTGGATGAGTCCGTCACGGCGAAGATCGCCGGTGTGAACCCGGATGTGGCCGCCATCGTGGCCTATGGCGGGCTGATTCCCCGCGCGGCCCTTGATATTCCCCGGCACGGCTGGATCAACCTGCATTTTTCGCTTCTTCCCGCCTGGCGCGGGGCAGCGCCCGTGCAGCGGGCCGTGATGGCCGGCGATGACATCACCGGGGCCGTCACCTTCCTGCTGGAGGAAGGACTGGATACAGGTCCCGTCTTCGGGACACTCACGGAGAAGGTTGGCCCTGACGACACCGCTGGAGAGCTGCTCGAGCGGCTTTCCCATAGCGGTGCAGTCCTCCTGAGCCAGACGCTGTCAGCAGTGGAGGCAGGCAGGGCCGCTCCCCAGCCCCAGCAGGGCGATGTTTCGCTGGCTCCCAAGCTGACCCTCGACGACGGCCGGATCCACTGGAACCAGCCGGCGTTGGCCATCGGCAGAAGGGCCCGCGGGGTTACCCCGGAGCCCGGCGCCTGGACCACCCTGGACGCCCAGCGCGTCAAGCTCGAGCCCATGCGGCTCCGGCCGGAAATCCAGGACCTGGCCCCCGGCGCTGTAGCGGTTGACGGGAAGAGCGTCCTGGTGGGGACGGGTTCCCACGCCGTCGAGCTGACCCGGATCCAGCCCGCCGGCAAAAAGATGATGGCCGCCGCTGATTGGGCGCGCGGCATGGCTTCCCTTGAAAGTGTGGTGTTCGAATGAGCGGGTCCGGCGGAAATCCAGGCGGCCGCGGCCCAAGCGGCCGCAGCCAAAGCGGCAGCGGTGGACAAGGCAGTGGCGGACAAAAGGGCAGTGGCGGGCAACGCGGCGGGGGCGGCCCCCGGGACGGCAGCCAGCGCAACGCGCAGGGCCGGGAACGGAACCGCGGCCCGCAGCGCAACTTCACCGAGAATGCACCGGCACAGCGCACCCGAAGGGCAGATCCGGCACGGCTGGTGGCCTTCGAAGTCCTGCGGGCTGTAGCTGCCGAGGACGCCTACGCCAACCTGGTGCTGCCGGCCAGGATTCGGCACCACGGGCTGGACAAACGCGACGCCGGCTTCGCCACCGAACTCAGCTACGGGGCACTCCGTGGCCAGGGGACGTACGACGCCATCCTGGCGCGGTGCGTCGACAGGCCGCTGGATCAGCTGGATCCCGCCATCCTGGACGCCCTGCGGATCGGCACCCATCAGCTGCTGGCCATGCGCGTCCCGGCCCATGCGGCGCTGGACCAGACTGTTGGCCTGGCCCGCGCTGTTATTGGTGCCGGCCCGTCCGCCCTCATCAACGCGGTGCTGCGCAAGGTAACAGCGCACACGCTTGAGGACTGGCTGGAGCTGCTGGTCGCCGGGGAAACCGATGAAACCAAGGTATCCTCCATCCGCTATGCCCACCCGGAATGGATTGTGCGCGCCATGCGCCAATCGCTGGTGGCGCATGGGCGCCCGGCCACCGAAATCAATGACCTGCTCGACGCCGACAACGCTGCTCCCGTGGTCAACCTGGTTGCGTTGCCGGGGCTGGGGAGCCTGGATGAGGCGCTTGAGAACGGTGCCACGCCTGGCGAGCTTGTCGAAGGTTCGGCACTGTCCAGCGGCGGTGATCTTGGCCGGCTCGCATCAGTCCGGGCCGGGAGCACGCGCGTGCAGGACGTAGGCTCCCAGCTGGTGGCCCGGGCCATGGCGGCGGCAGACGTTCTGCCGCGTGCTGCGGCTGGTACGGACGGCGCGGCCACGGACGAGTCATGGCTGGACCTGTGTGCAGGGCCCGGCGGCAAAGCCGCGCTTCTGGCCGCCCTCGCCAAACAGCAGGGCGCCACACTCCTGGCCAACGAACCGGCCCCGCACCGGGCCAAGCTGGTCAGCCAGGCCCTCGCCGCCGTGCCGAAGGACGTCTGGCAGGTGCGCACCGGCGACGGCCGCGAACTGGGCGCCGAACAGCCGGAATCATTCGACCGCGTCCTGGTGGATGTGCCCTGCAGCGGGCTCGGCGCGCTCCGGCGCCGCCCGGAATCCCGCTGGCGCCGTACGCCCAAAGACCTTGCCGATCTGGGGCCGCTGCAGCGTGACCTCCTCAAGTCCGCCCTTGCCGCCGTCCGTCCGGGGGGAGTAGTGGCCTACGTGACCTGCTCGCCGCATCCCGCGGAAACCACAGCCGTGGTCACCGATGCCCTCCGGAAGCGGGATGACCTTGAGCTGCTGGATGCCGGCGCCGCGCTGGATAAAGTGAGCCTCACCGGCAACCTCGGTGCGGGCAACGGATCCACCGCGCAGCTGTGGCCGCACGTGCACAGCACCGACGCCATGTTCCTTGCCCTCATCCGGAAAAAGGCCTGACCTGTCATTACCGGGCAGTGCCAGATAGTTCCGGGTGCAGAAGACGTATCCCGCAGACCCAGTGAAAGGTTCACCATGACCCAATGCTGCATCAACCCGAGCATCCTCTCCGCAGACTTCGTCAACCTCGAAGCCGAACTGCAGCGCATCGGCAACGCCGACGCCGTGCACGTTGACGTGATGGACAACCATTTTGTTCCCAACCTCACCATTGGGCTGCCCGTGGTTCAGCGGATCCAGGCCGTCAGCCCGGTGCCGTTGGACGCCCATCTGATGATTTCCGACGCCGACCGCTGGGCCCCGGGATTTGCCGATGCCGGCCTTGCTTCGGTGACCTTCCATGCCGAGGCGTCCATCGCACCCGTCAAGCTTGCCCGCGAGCTGCGTGCGCGCGGATCCAAGGCCGGGATGGCACTGCGGCCGGGAACGCCGGTGGAACCGTATCTTGACATGCTTTCCGAGCTGGACATGCTGCTGATCATGACGGTGGAGCCCGGCTTCGGCGGCCAGTCCTTCCTGGACCTGACGCTGCCGAAGATCCGCCGCGCCCGGGCGGCAATCGACGGATCCGGGATCGGTGTGGCCATCCAGGTGGACGGCGGCATCACCGAGGAAACCATCGTCCGGGCAGCCGAAGCCGGGGCCAACGTCTTTGTCGCGGGTTCCGCGGTTTACGGCGCAGAGGACCCCGCAGCTGCCATCGAGCGGCTGCGCGCCGCGGGCAGCCAAACATTAAGTGCTGTGTCGGCGGAATAGTCTCGAGCCCTTGGGGGTGTGGCAGAATAGCAACACACAATACGTGCTCCGGGGTCGGTGTAAGTCCGAACCGGCGGTGATAGTCCGCGACCCGCGAGCCGGTGCTTTTCCACTCCAAGGAGAAGAGCCGGCGGACGGTTGAACCGGTGAAATTCCGGTACCGACAGTTAAAGTCTGGATGAGAGAAGCACGTACAGCTGTATCCGTGGTGTCCTGTGACGCCCCGTTTTTCCGCTGTCGTATACCCCCGGAGCCATCGCGGTTCTAGAGGGAAGGAACGACACACAGACATGAACCCCTTGCGATGGCTCTTTGATGCCAGGACCCCTGCACGTGCAGGGTCCGCCTTTGCCGATCCGGTGGCCAGTCCGTGACGGCGGCATCCGAGCAGCGGACCGAAGCCCGGCCCGCCACACAGCCCCTTACGCAATGGCCTGCCACCCAACAGCCGGCCACCCAACACACAGGCACCCGTCAGGCAGCGCCGCCCGACGACGTCGTGACCGCTTTCACTGCAGCGGAATCGGCTGCCATGGACGCCGCCCTTGAAGCAGCCCTGCGGGGGCCGCGCGGAGCAAATCCGCTGGTGGGTGCCGTCGTCGTGGATGCCTACGGCACACAACTTGTCACCGGATACCACCGCGGCGCAGGTACCGCCCACGCGGAAGCCGATGCGATTGCCCAGGCAGCGGCCGCCGGGATTGACCTCCGCGGTTCAACCATGGTGGTCACGCTGGAACCCTGCAACCACTCCGGGCGCACGGGCCCCTGCGCCCAGGCGATCATCGGTGCGGGCATCACGGACGTCATTTACGCCGTTGATGACCCGCATGACCCCGCTGCCGGGGGCGCGGCTACCCTGCGGGAAGCAGGTGTCAGTGTCCGCAGCGGACTGGCGGCCGGCGAGGCGCTGGAACTGAACCGCCAGTGGTTCCAGGCTGTCGCTGCGAAACGTCCCTTTGTGACGCTTCACATTGCCCAGACCCTGGACAGCCGGATCGCGGCCGAGGACGGCACTAGCCAGTGGATTTCGAGCCCTGAATCCCTGGCCGATAACCATGCCCTGAGGGCCCGGATCGATGCCATCCTGGTGGGAACCCAGACTGTCCTGGTGGACAACCCGCGGCTGACCGCCCGCGACGCGAGCGGCGCACCCGCTGGAAAGCAGCCCCTCCGGGCAGTCATGGGACTGCGGGACATTCCTGCCGATGCCGCCGTCCGCGGGGACGACGGCCATGTTCTCCATCTGCCCACGCGTGATCCACGGGAAGCGCTGTCGCTGCTCTACGCAGCGGGCGTCCGCCACCTGATGGTGGAGGGCGGATCGCGGATCCTCAGTGCGTTCCTCACCGCGGAACTCGTGGACGAACTCATCGTCTACGTGGCCCCCACCCTGCTCGGGTCAGGGACGCCTGCCCTGAACGGGCTGGGGATCAGTACCCTCGCGGATGCCCAGCAATGGGAATGGGATGCGTCCGACGGCGGCGCGGTGCGCACGCTCGGCCGCGACCTGAGGCTCCACCTGCATCCGCAACGAATTGAAGCTTTGGCACCACAACCATCCCGCGCCGGCGCGGAACAAGCCTTGGGAGGCTACTGATGTTTACCGGAATTATTGCCGAACAGGGCCACGTGCTGTCCGTTGACAGGGACGGCGATACCAGCGCCACTGTCAGGCTGCATGCACCAGGCACCACCGAAGGGCTTGGCCTGGGCGGGTCCATCGCGGTGAACGGCGTCTGCCTGACTGCTACCGAGATCAACGGCAAGGAATTCAGCGTGGACGTGATGGGCGAAACCTTGGTCCGCACCACCATTGGGGAACTGGCCTCCGGCGACTCGGTCAACCTTGAGCGCTGCGTGCCGGCCGGCGGAAGGCTGGACGGGCACGTCGTCCAGGGCCATGTGGACGGGGTTGGCCGGCTGCTGGAACGCGAAGCCCTGGGGAACTGGGAACGGCTCCGCTTCGGCGTGCCCGCCAACCTGGCACGCTACATTGCGGAGAAGGGCTCCATCGCGATCGACGGCGTCTCCCTCACCGTGACGGCCGTCAGCCCGGCCCCCGAACCTGAACCGTGGTTTGAAGTGGGGCTGATCCCCACCACTTTGGCCGAGACCGGACTGGGGGCGAAAACGGAAGGCAGCAGGGTCAACCTTGAAGTTGACGTCCTGGCCAAATACACCGAGCGGCTCCTTGCCTTCAGTGCAGGAGCTGCCAGCAGCGTCACCAGCGGCACCAGTGCCGCCAGCAGCGTCAGCGCATCCAGCAGCACCGTCACCAGCACCGCAGGCGGCGCACGATGAACGGGACGGCCCGGCTGGAGCCGGTCTCCGCGCCAGCATTAGCAGTAGCTCCAGCCCTGAGGCTCGATCCAGTCGAGGACGCAATCCGCGCCATCGCGGCCGGCAGACCAGTGCTGGTGGTGGACAACGAGGACCGCGAAAACGAAGGTGACATCATCTTCGCTGCCCAGCACGCCACACCCGCCCTGATGGGCTGGACGATCCGGTACAGCTCAGGGGTTATCTGCGTCCCGCTGTCAGGTGAACGCGCCGATGCCTTGGCGTTGCCGCCCATGGTGCTGGTCAACGAGGACGCCAAGGGTACGGCGTACACCGTTTCCTGCGATGCCGCAGTGGGCGTGAGCACCGGCATTTCCGCGACGGACCGCGCTTTGACGGCCAGGGTCCTGGCGGATCCCGCCGCCGGGCCTGCCTCCGTCACCAGGCCCGGGCATATTTTCCCCTTGCGGGCCGTTAACGGGGGAGTGCGTGAGCGTCCCGGCCACACCGAGGCCGCCGTTGACCTCTGCCGGCTCGCCGGACTGGAGCCGGTGGGCGTGATCGCGGAAGTTGTCTATGACGACGGAGAAATGATGCGCTTGGACGGACTGCGGAGCTTCGCTGCTGAACACGGCTGCCCCCTGATCTCGATCGAGGATCTGGTGGCTTACCTTGGAGCAGAGCCCGCGGCCACCGCGGAGAGAGGTACCCGGGCCACGAACCCGGGAGGAGAAGAGGAGATACGATGACGGCTTCCGGAGCTACTGACGACAGTCACCAGAATGGCCACCACAATAATGGCCACCACGGGAACGGCCAGCACAGTAACGGCCACCACAAGGGACAGACCGGCAATACCAAAGTCCTCCACCCCGTCAGCGGCGGTCCCATCGTTCAGCTTCCTACGGCGTTCGGTGACTTTGTTGCGCAAGCGTGGACCGACCTGGTTACCGGTGCCGAGCACCTGGCCGTCAGCTCACCCAACCCGCCTAAAGACGGTAAGGCCCCGCTGGTGCGGCTGCACTCGGAATGCCTCACCGGGGACATCTTCGGTTCCTACCGGTGTGACTGCGGTGAACAGCTGGCTTATGCCCTGGAGATGATCCAGGAGTTCGGCGGGACCCTGCTGTACCTGCGCGGGCAGGAGGGCCGGGGCATCGGATTGGCCAACAAAATCAAGGCCTACGCCCTCCAGGAAGCCGGTTTCGACACGGTGGAGGCCAACGAGCAGCTGGGGCTCCCGGTGGATGCCCGGTGCTACAACGCCGCGGCCCAGGTCCTGGCCGAGATGGGCCTCCACGAGGTCCGGCTGCTGAGCAACAACCCGGACAAGCAGAACAGGCTGGCCAAGGCCGGCGTGAAGGTGGTGGAGATGGTTCCCACGGAGGTGCCTTCCCGCGACCAGAACATCCGGTACCTGCAGACGAAAAAGGACCGGATGGAACACCGGCTCACGCTGGACACCCACATCGCCACAGTGCCTGCCATCGCGGCGGACACTTTCGACCACGAACAAGACTGAACGGATCACGATTTACGCATGAGCGGACACGGCGCACCAGATATTGACCTCACCACCCTCAACCCGGCCGAGACGGCCCAGCTCCGGCTGGCCATTGTGGCGGCCAGTTGGCACACCCAGATTATGGACGGGCTCCTGGATGGTGCCCTCCGCGCCGCCAAGGACGCCGGCATCAGCGAACCCACCGTGGTGAGGGTTCCGGGCAGCTTCGAACTTCCGGTCGCTGCCGCGCGGCTGGCACCGCACTTCGACGCGGTGGTTGCCCTCGGCGTCGTCATCCGGGGCGGAACCCCGCACTTTGAGTACGTCTGCCAGGCGGCGACGTCGGGACTGACCGATGTCAGCGTCTCCACCGGAGTGCCGGTGGGCTTCGGCGTCCTGACCTGCGACACCGAGCAGCAGGGCCTGGACCGCGCCGGGCTGCCGGGATCCAAGGAAGACAAGGGGCATGAGGCCGTCACCGCGGCGCTGGCCACCGCCGTCGTACTCAAGCAGTACCGCTAGCAAAGCACGGGTGCGGGGTGTCTTCCGTCACACCGCACCCGTCATGCTACGGCCCGACAGGCGCCCCCGGGCCCGCAGCAAGTAGGCTGTAGGGCGTGAAGAATTTCGAGACGCTGTTCGCTGAACTGAGTGAGAAGGCAGCCACCCGTCCGGCAGGCTCCCGCACCGTCGCTGAATTGGAGTCCGGAGTCCACGGCATCGGCAAGAAAGTCGTGGAGGAAGCAGCCGAAGTATGGATGGCCGCAGAGTATGAATCCGACGAGGCCGCGGCCGAGGAGATCTCCCAGTTGCTCTACCACCTGCAGGTCCTGATGCTCGCCAAAGGGCTGACCCTGGAAGACGTCTACAAGCATCTGTAGCCACTGCGGCACCCCGCGCGGACAAACAACTCTGCCGGTGCCCACGTGTGGCCCGTTTGCCTGATCAAAAGACCTCCCAACCAAGAAAGATCCCCATGCTGCGAGTAGCCGTACCCAACAAGGGCTCCCTGTCCGAAGCCGCCTCCGAAATGCTGTCCGAAGCCGGTTACCGCCAGCGCCGCGACACCCGCGAGCTGGTCATGGTGGACCCTGACAACGACATCGAATTCTTCTTCCTCCGCCCGCGCGACATCGCCGTCTACGTCGGCCAGGGAACGCTCGACGTCGGCATCACCGGCCGCGACCTGCTGCTGGACGCCGAGGTGGAAGCGGAGGAACTGCTCCCGCTCGGTTTTGCCGCCTCAACCTTCCGCTTCGCCGGCCCCGTGGGCGACTTCGCCAAGGTAGAGGAGCTCGAAGGCAAACGCCTGGCCACCAGCTATGACGGCCTCCTGCGCGGCTACCTCGCCGGGCTGGGAATCAACGCCAGGGTTGTCCGCCTCGACGGCGCCGTGGAATCATCCGTACGCCTCGGCGTGGCTGACGCCATCGCCGACGTCGTGGAGACCGGAAGCACCCTCAAGGCGGCCGGAATGGAAATCTTCGGCGAGCCCATCCTGAAGTCCGAAGCCGTCCTGATCCGCCGCACCGGAGAGGGTGGAGCCGCCAACGGCACCGCCAAGGAGATCGAGGTCCTGATCCGCCGGCTCCAGGGTGTCCTGGTGGCGCGCCAGTATGTCCTGATGGACTACGACATCCGCAAGGAACTGGTGGAACGCGCCGCGGCCCTGACCCCGGGCCTCGAGTCACCCACCGTGTCGCCGCTGCGGGACTCCGACTGGGTGGCTGTCCGCTCGATGGTGCCCAAGAGGGAAACCAACCGGATCATGGACGAGCTCTACGACCTCGGCGCACGCGCCATCCTGGTCAGCAGCATCCACGCCTGCCGCATCTGAGCCTCACGCCCAGACAATGCCGGCCAGCAGTATCCACCACTGAATTCCAGGAGTACCCATGGCTGTAGCCGTACGCGTCATTCCGTGCCTCGATGTCGACGCAGGCCGCGTCGTCAAGGGCGTCAACTTCGAGGGCCTGCGGGACGCCGGAGACCCTGTCGAACTGGCGCACCGGTACGACAACGCAGGGGCGGATGAGCTGACGTTCCTGGACGTCACAGCATCCTCGGGCAACAGGGAAACCACCTTCGACGTGGTCCGCCGCACCGCCGAGGAAGTCTTCATTCCACTGTGCGTCGGCGGCGGAGTGCGGGGCGTTGCCGAGGTGGACAAGCTGCTGCGCTTCGGCGCGGACAAGGCCTCCATCAACACCGCCGCCGTGGCACGCCCGGAGGTCATCGACGAGATCACGCGCCACTTTGGCTCGCAGGTGCTTGTCCTCTCCCTGGACGCACGCCGCACCCGCCCCGGGTCTGTCCCCACGCCGTCGGGCTTTGAGGTCACCACCCACGGCGGGCGTACCGGGACCGGCATCGACGCCATTGCCTGGGCGAAGGAAGCGGCCGAGCGCGGCGTGGGCGAGATCCTGTTGAACTCCATTGACGCCGACGGCACCAAGGATGGATTCGACCTCGAGCTCATCCGGCTGGTGCGTGCGGCGGTGAAGGTTCCCATCATCGCCTCAGGCGGAGCAGGGGAGCCCGCACACTTCCCGCCCGCGGTAGCTGCCGGCGCGGACGCCGTCCTGGCCGCGTCGATCTTCCACTGGGGACCCGACGACATGATGTCCCAGGTCAAGCAGGCCATCCGGGATGCAGGCTTCGAGGTCCGCTAGCATCTTCCAACCCAACTGGGTAGCGCTATGTGTCGTTTTGAGCGCTCATAACGACACTTAGCGCTACCCAGTTGGGAGGGTTAGAGGCCCACTTCTGCTGACTGGAGAAGCGCGACGGCGTCGGGCTGGCCTTCGAAGGTGACCAGGGCATGGCGGGTCCGGCCGTGGGCGTGCATCAGCAGCTCGCCCGGCTCACCAACAATGGCCACGGATACCGGGGCGCGCTTGGCCACGTGGCGCGGACCTGAGGGCCGGACCAGCACAATGCCAAGATCCACCCCGCGGTAAAGGATGGCGGCGCGCTTGATGAGTTCATCCCAGAGCGCTTCCGAATAGGCTTCGTCGAGGGCGCGGGGTGCCCAGCGGTCCACAGCCCGGCGGACGTCCTCGGTGTGGACGAAATACTCGATCAGGTTGGAACTCTCGTCCAGGGC is a window encoding:
- a CDS encoding cytochrome; the encoded protein is MTDPLLAHATEYGRMYARSTTEQFSVPSITTVIGQQPHGLDGWFGYMGASSLAKDPLLADCLGSPAKIRQAVNRASKAAETYRDEAARRGDRVHSYCEQVALRALGRPHTMKETREALAANGEEAFAVRFDEWWDLFGVEPIAPEITVWNKSVGYAGTLDLVARINGRICLIDYKTKGTTREGTVKPLDDKVVMQLVAGMKAEESLVDAVAGEWEAWKYGENPVLLAVAIGETEVRPVRANPEVLKHHWWKFCALRRVWELSADTISAGSALLPVAPPPLAQVRMA
- the def gene encoding peptide deformylase, with amino-acid sequence MAILNIRIIGDPVLRTVADPVTEFGPELAKLVADMTETMEDVDGAGLAAPQIGVSQRVFTYRIDGVEGHIINPVLENSDDYQPDQVEGCLSIPGLGFPVRRFRATRVTGVDLHGNPVTVEGEGMLARCFQHETDHLDGILYTDRLEGEDRKAALRSIRNANYDAVTERTTAERAKSVGSSFGGASFGAGASFGAAAGTNPAGRSK
- the fmt gene encoding methionyl-tRNA formyltransferase, whose protein sequence is MRVLFAGTPAVAVPSLNALVEAGFDVVAVLTRPDAPIGRKRVMTPSPVAARAMELGIEVIRAARVDESVTAKIAGVNPDVAAIVAYGGLIPRAALDIPRHGWINLHFSLLPAWRGAAPVQRAVMAGDDITGAVTFLLEEGLDTGPVFGTLTEKVGPDDTAGELLERLSHSGAVLLSQTLSAVEAGRAAPQPQQGDVSLAPKLTLDDGRIHWNQPALAIGRRARGVTPEPGAWTTLDAQRVKLEPMRLRPEIQDLAPGAVAVDGKSVLVGTGSHAVELTRIQPAGKKMMAAADWARGMASLESVVFE
- a CDS encoding RsmB/NOP family class I SAM-dependent RNA methyltransferase; amino-acid sequence: MSGSGGNPGGRGPSGRSQSGSGGQGSGGQKGSGGQRGGGGPRDGSQRNAQGRERNRGPQRNFTENAPAQRTRRADPARLVAFEVLRAVAAEDAYANLVLPARIRHHGLDKRDAGFATELSYGALRGQGTYDAILARCVDRPLDQLDPAILDALRIGTHQLLAMRVPAHAALDQTVGLARAVIGAGPSALINAVLRKVTAHTLEDWLELLVAGETDETKVSSIRYAHPEWIVRAMRQSLVAHGRPATEINDLLDADNAAPVVNLVALPGLGSLDEALENGATPGELVEGSALSSGGDLGRLASVRAGSTRVQDVGSQLVARAMAAADVLPRAAAGTDGAATDESWLDLCAGPGGKAALLAALAKQQGATLLANEPAPHRAKLVSQALAAVPKDVWQVRTGDGRELGAEQPESFDRVLVDVPCSGLGALRRRPESRWRRTPKDLADLGPLQRDLLKSALAAVRPGGVVAYVTCSPHPAETTAVVTDALRKRDDLELLDAGAALDKVSLTGNLGAGNGSTAQLWPHVHSTDAMFLALIRKKA
- the rpe gene encoding ribulose-phosphate 3-epimerase; amino-acid sequence: MTQCCINPSILSADFVNLEAELQRIGNADAVHVDVMDNHFVPNLTIGLPVVQRIQAVSPVPLDAHLMISDADRWAPGFADAGLASVTFHAEASIAPVKLARELRARGSKAGMALRPGTPVEPYLDMLSELDMLLIMTVEPGFGGQSFLDLTLPKIRRARAAIDGSGIGVAIQVDGGITEETIVRAAEAGANVFVAGSAVYGAEDPAAAIERLRAAGSQTLSAVSAE
- the ribD gene encoding bifunctional diaminohydroxyphosphoribosylaminopyrimidine deaminase/5-amino-6-(5-phosphoribosylamino)uracil reductase RibD, which produces MDAALEAALRGPRGANPLVGAVVVDAYGTQLVTGYHRGAGTAHAEADAIAQAAAAGIDLRGSTMVVTLEPCNHSGRTGPCAQAIIGAGITDVIYAVDDPHDPAAGGAATLREAGVSVRSGLAAGEALELNRQWFQAVAAKRPFVTLHIAQTLDSRIAAEDGTSQWISSPESLADNHALRARIDAILVGTQTVLVDNPRLTARDASGAPAGKQPLRAVMGLRDIPADAAVRGDDGHVLHLPTRDPREALSLLYAAGVRHLMVEGGSRILSAFLTAELVDELIVYVAPTLLGSGTPALNGLGISTLADAQQWEWDASDGGAVRTLGRDLRLHLHPQRIEALAPQPSRAGAEQALGGY
- a CDS encoding riboflavin synthase; its protein translation is MFTGIIAEQGHVLSVDRDGDTSATVRLHAPGTTEGLGLGGSIAVNGVCLTATEINGKEFSVDVMGETLVRTTIGELASGDSVNLERCVPAGGRLDGHVVQGHVDGVGRLLEREALGNWERLRFGVPANLARYIAEKGSIAIDGVSLTVTAVSPAPEPEPWFEVGLIPTTLAETGLGAKTEGSRVNLEVDVLAKYTERLLAFSAGAASSVTSGTSAASSVSASSSTVTSTAGGAR
- the ribB gene encoding 3,4-dihydroxy-2-butanone-4-phosphate synthase; its protein translation is MNGTARLEPVSAPALAVAPALRLDPVEDAIRAIAAGRPVLVVDNEDRENEGDIIFAAQHATPALMGWTIRYSSGVICVPLSGERADALALPPMVLVNEDAKGTAYTVSCDAAVGVSTGISATDRALTARVLADPAAGPASVTRPGHIFPLRAVNGGVRERPGHTEAAVDLCRLAGLEPVGVIAEVVYDDGEMMRLDGLRSFAAEHGCPLISIEDLVAYLGAEPAATAERGTRATNPGGEEEIR
- the ribA gene encoding GTP cyclohydrolase II encodes the protein MTASGATDDSHQNGHHNNGHHGNGQHSNGHHKGQTGNTKVLHPVSGGPIVQLPTAFGDFVAQAWTDLVTGAEHLAVSSPNPPKDGKAPLVRLHSECLTGDIFGSYRCDCGEQLAYALEMIQEFGGTLLYLRGQEGRGIGLANKIKAYALQEAGFDTVEANEQLGLPVDARCYNAAAQVLAEMGLHEVRLLSNNPDKQNRLAKAGVKVVEMVPTEVPSRDQNIRYLQTKKDRMEHRLTLDTHIATVPAIAADTFDHEQD
- the ribH gene encoding 6,7-dimethyl-8-ribityllumazine synthase produces the protein MSGHGAPDIDLTTLNPAETAQLRLAIVAASWHTQIMDGLLDGALRAAKDAGISEPTVVRVPGSFELPVAAARLAPHFDAVVALGVVIRGGTPHFEYVCQAATSGLTDVSVSTGVPVGFGVLTCDTEQQGLDRAGLPGSKEDKGHEAVTAALATAVVLKQYR
- a CDS encoding phosphoribosyl-ATP diphosphatase, with protein sequence MKNFETLFAELSEKAATRPAGSRTVAELESGVHGIGKKVVEEAAEVWMAAEYESDEAAAEEISQLLYHLQVLMLAKGLTLEDVYKHL
- the hisG gene encoding ATP phosphoribosyltransferase, translating into MLRVAVPNKGSLSEAASEMLSEAGYRQRRDTRELVMVDPDNDIEFFFLRPRDIAVYVGQGTLDVGITGRDLLLDAEVEAEELLPLGFAASTFRFAGPVGDFAKVEELEGKRLATSYDGLLRGYLAGLGINARVVRLDGAVESSVRLGVADAIADVVETGSTLKAAGMEIFGEPILKSEAVLIRRTGEGGAANGTAKEIEVLIRRLQGVLVARQYVLMDYDIRKELVERAAALTPGLESPTVSPLRDSDWVAVRSMVPKRETNRIMDELYDLGARAILVSSIHACRI